One genomic segment of Vibrio nitrifigilis includes these proteins:
- a CDS encoding DUF4381 domain-containing protein, which produces MQEKSSTPLQLSDLHLPDVPSWLPLAWGWWASIGAIVVVIIIVLLVVRWKRKRLAPKKTALRLLTPSLGLQTPSSAIELLRQAAFCYYPREQIAHLTGKDWYAFLDDQVGRPLFVPHETQWQQALYQKQSTVDSNVLIEDCYQWINDALPPKKRRSVNVGKH; this is translated from the coding sequence ATGCAGGAAAAATCATCAACACCACTACAACTTAGTGATTTACATCTTCCGGATGTACCTTCGTGGTTACCCCTAGCTTGGGGATGGTGGGCATCGATCGGCGCGATCGTTGTGGTAATTATTATTGTGCTTTTAGTTGTTCGTTGGAAACGTAAACGCCTAGCGCCGAAGAAAACGGCACTGCGCCTATTGACCCCATCACTTGGGTTACAAACCCCGTCTTCAGCGATAGAACTACTACGCCAAGCAGCCTTTTGCTATTACCCACGTGAACAAATCGCACACCTTACCGGTAAAGACTGGTACGCCTTTTTAGATGATCAAGTGGGACGTCCGCTATTCGTCCCTCACGAAACACAGTGGCAGCAGGCACTCTATCAAAAGCAATCAACTGTCGATTCTAACGTTCTTATCGAAGATTGCTATCAATGGATAAACGATGCTTTGCCGCCTAAAAAACGGAGATCTGTCAA
- a CDS encoding AAA family ATPase produces the protein MQSEIFQTLQHYLNQQVIGQEGLVEQLLVALLADGHILVEGPPGLAKTRAVKALAECIEGDFHRIQFTPDLLPADLTGTDIFRPETGEFQFQPGPIFNSLVLADEINRAPAKVQAAMLEAMAEKQITAGRKTYPLPKLFLVMATQNPIEQEGTYPLPEAQLDRFLLHLDVDYPDAEHELAILRLNRGEAKGDHAQNTPRVSQQSIFAARQEVLNIHMAESIENYLIRLVMATRKPAQYDTKLAEWIEMGVSPRATIALDRCARAHAWLKGRDFVSPEDIQAMIFPVLRHRLLLSYQAQAENVHPNQVIAHLLSLVGSA, from the coding sequence ATGCAGTCAGAAATCTTTCAAACGTTACAGCACTATTTAAATCAGCAAGTGATCGGTCAAGAAGGCTTAGTTGAACAATTACTCGTCGCCCTACTCGCTGATGGGCACATTTTGGTTGAAGGCCCTCCAGGTCTTGCTAAAACACGTGCAGTTAAAGCATTGGCCGAATGTATTGAAGGGGATTTTCATCGAATCCAATTTACTCCGGATTTGCTACCGGCTGATTTAACCGGTACGGATATCTTTCGTCCTGAAACAGGCGAATTTCAATTCCAGCCAGGCCCTATTTTCAATTCATTAGTGTTAGCCGATGAGATCAACCGTGCGCCAGCAAAGGTTCAAGCCGCTATGCTAGAAGCAATGGCTGAGAAACAGATTACAGCGGGCAGAAAAACCTATCCGTTACCTAAACTGTTTTTGGTGATGGCGACGCAAAACCCAATTGAACAAGAAGGGACTTACCCTTTACCAGAAGCTCAGCTTGACCGTTTCTTATTGCACCTAGATGTGGATTACCCTGACGCGGAACATGAGCTTGCTATTTTGCGTTTAAACCGCGGTGAAGCCAAAGGCGACCACGCCCAAAATACGCCACGAGTCTCACAGCAAAGCATTTTTGCTGCCCGACAAGAAGTACTCAATATTCATATGGCGGAATCGATTGAAAACTATTTAATTCGCCTGGTCATGGCAACGCGTAAACCCGCGCAATACGATACAAAACTGGCGGAATGGATCGAAATGGGAGTCAGCCCACGAGCCACTATTGCACTTGATCGCTGTGCTCGTGCCCATGCTTGGCTTAAAGGTCGAGACTTCGTCAGCCCAGAAGACATTCAAGCTATGATCTTCCCAGTATTACGTCATCGTTTATTACTTTCTTACCAAGCTCAGGCAGAAAATGTGCATCCGAATCAAGTGATCGCTCACTTACTTTCGCTTGTAGGTAGTGCTTAA
- a CDS encoding DUF58 domain-containing protein, which produces MTYSLPAHADGVHITVEELLPYRQHTSKWLPPAKSLWSQLLGQHQSRQLGRGMDFAEVRQYQPGDDIRAIDWRVTARTGKPHTKLFTEEREKPVILYIDLSSSMQFGSTAMFKAVQAAHMASLLSWLAIAEKDRIGAVIDTGSQVVEIKPTSRQKGPLQIIAQVAQLQEQALTKAGEAAYDSMQQGMLALNRLCPKGSDIVLISDFVRYQDELKPLFNQLHRRNRIRLIHIYDPLEQGQTLFRGTELVSDQKQARWLNFSLNSTRNGIKKAFESHQEKLELLCQSMKMEYHSLSSEGPLLQQLAG; this is translated from the coding sequence ATGACTTACTCATTACCCGCACATGCAGATGGCGTTCATATTACGGTTGAAGAGTTGCTGCCCTACCGGCAGCATACGAGTAAGTGGTTACCACCAGCAAAGAGTTTGTGGTCTCAATTGCTTGGTCAACATCAAAGCCGTCAACTCGGCCGTGGGATGGATTTTGCTGAAGTTCGTCAGTATCAGCCTGGAGATGATATTCGAGCGATTGACTGGCGCGTGACGGCCCGTACAGGTAAACCTCACACTAAGCTGTTCACCGAAGAGCGTGAGAAACCTGTGATTCTGTATATCGATTTAAGCTCGAGTATGCAGTTTGGTTCCACAGCCATGTTTAAAGCCGTACAAGCCGCACACATGGCAAGCCTATTAAGTTGGCTTGCCATTGCCGAAAAAGACCGCATTGGTGCGGTGATTGATACCGGTTCACAAGTCGTAGAAATCAAACCGACCAGTCGGCAAAAAGGACCACTGCAAATTATCGCACAAGTTGCTCAGTTACAGGAACAGGCCCTAACAAAAGCTGGCGAGGCGGCATATGATTCCATGCAACAAGGTATGCTGGCGCTTAATCGGTTGTGTCCAAAAGGTAGCGATATTGTATTAATCAGTGATTTTGTTCGTTACCAAGACGAACTAAAACCCCTTTTTAACCAATTACACCGGAGAAATCGTATTCGTCTTATCCATATTTATGATCCGCTAGAACAAGGACAAACTCTTTTTCGCGGCACAGAATTGGTCAGTGATCAAAAACAAGCGCGCTGGCTCAACTTTTCATTAAATAGTACTCGTAATGGGATCAAAAAAGCCTTTGAATCTCATCAGGAAAAACTAGAATTACTGTGTCAATCAATGAAGATGGAGTACCACTCACTCTCTAGTGAGGGTCCTTTGCTACAACAACTAGCTGGATAA